GCATATACATAACCGTCATCTCCAACGAGATTGGCTAAAAAAAGTGTATCATGTCCATTTCCTGCTGTTGCATCGACTGCAATATCACCCTCGGAAACTGACATTTCCAATAAGGTTTGGGCATATTGAAGAACACGTTCTAATTTCATTTTGTCACATCCGCCTTATAAAACTTCCCTTGGTAGGAACCACGACGTTCCAGCTCTGCATCAATTCCGTTCAGAACTTCCCATTTGTTGACAGACCACATCGGACCGATCATTAAATCGATTGGGCCATCACCTGTAATACGGTGGACGATCATTTCAGGGGGAATAATTTCTAGCTGATCTGCCACGAGTTGAATATAAGCATCCTTATCCATAAACTCCAGCATGCCTTTTTCGTATTGCTTCACAAGTGGTGTTCCTTTTAAAAGGTGCAGTAGATGGATTTTAATCCCTTGTACATCAAGCTTTGCCACTTCACGGGCTGTTTCCATCATCATATCGTAATCCTCTAAAGGTAATCCGTTAATAATATGTGTCACAACTCGAATACCATGCTTGCGCAGTTTATTAACACCTTCTACATATGTAGCGTAATCATGTGCGCGGTTAATTAAATTGGCCGTTTTTTCATGAACTGTTTGAAGTCCTAGCTCTACCCATAAATACGTACGTTCATTTAACTCTGCCAAATATTCTACAACATCATCCGGCAAACAGTCAGGACGCGTTGCAATTGAAAGTCCCATTACTCCTTCACAGGCAAGTGCTGCTTCGAACTTTTCCTTTAATACTTCAAGTGGAGCATGTGTATTTGTATACGCTTGGAAGTAGGCCATAGTTAAGCCATCTTTCCATTTGTTCTCCATTTTTGCTTTAATCTTTTCGAACTGTACCGGAATCGGATCAACTTTACTGCCCGCAAAGTCTCCTGAACCAGCTGCCGAACAGAACGTGCAACCGCCAAAAGCGACCGTACCATCACGGTTTGGGCAATCAAACCCTGCATCCAAAGCAACCTTGTAAACTTTCTTTCCGAATTCATTTCGTAAATAGCGATTCCATGTATAATAACGTTTCCCGTCTGACGGGAAAGGGAAATTTGTTTCAGTCATTCCTTGTTCACTCCTCTAACGTATTATTCTAACACGGACAGAACATCGTGTCCTAATAGAAAT
This window of the Solibacillus isronensis genome carries:
- a CDS encoding TIGR01212 family radical SAM protein (This family includes YhcC from E. coli K-12, an uncharacterized radical SAM protein.), which produces MTETNFPFPSDGKRYYTWNRYLRNEFGKKVYKVALDAGFDCPNRDGTVAFGGCTFCSAAGSGDFAGSKVDPIPVQFEKIKAKMENKWKDGLTMAYFQAYTNTHAPLEVLKEKFEAALACEGVMGLSIATRPDCLPDDVVEYLAELNERTYLWVELGLQTVHEKTANLINRAHDYATYVEGVNKLRKHGIRVVTHIINGLPLEDYDMMMETAREVAKLDVQGIKIHLLHLLKGTPLVKQYEKGMLEFMDKDAYIQLVADQLEIIPPEMIVHRITGDGPIDLMIGPMWSVNKWEVLNGIDAELERRGSYQGKFYKADVTK